Proteins from a single region of Abyssalbus ytuae:
- a CDS encoding HD family phosphohydrolase has product MRKKLDKLYRNQSLIYKVFLLAITTFLVVYLFPKGGKFKYDFQKGKVWQEETLYAPFDFAIQKTEEEILREQQEVKDNFIEYFHYDTEIFNSVKLKFDENFPVFFSNLDISNNRLKTLRFYGDQLLDKIYEYGVVEEGVNYNNEKRINLVIDNEERTILFDNITQFNEIKTIINDYLEDKNISQYSNKFYNLFFDVIRPNVSADEELTKRTLEQELSKITTTRGNVEVGKRIVAKGEVVEGEKFEILNSLRKEYQSQLWSDKNYLLIVFGYSVLVALAFLMLMLFLQKFRPAIFENNNKVTFIFFNVFVMILVTTFVVKYNVKFLYVVPLCILPLILKTFFDPRLGFFIHVLTVLLLGFIVPNSFEYVYLQIIAGIVTTQTISELHKRANLFISVGQITTAYIVVYFSFYITYEGSLENMNLLTFGMFILNGLATLSALPLVYIYEKVFGLVSDVSLLELTDTNSRLLKQLSDKAPGTFHHSLQVANIAEAAANEIGANSMLVRVAALYHDIGKMNNPTYFTENQTTSVNPHNDLDPKESAKIIINHVIEGIEMAKKNNLPDRIIDFIRTHHGTSVVYYFYKKEESMNENVNVEDFRYPGPTPFSKETAILMMADAVEAASKSLKNPTFPIIDSFVDKIVGKQMDEGQFLNANITFKEIQIVKKVMKKKLTNIYHLRVEYPE; this is encoded by the coding sequence ATGAGAAAGAAGTTAGACAAACTGTATAGAAATCAATCTCTTATATATAAAGTATTTTTACTTGCAATTACTACTTTTTTAGTTGTTTATCTATTTCCTAAAGGAGGAAAATTTAAATATGATTTTCAAAAAGGAAAGGTCTGGCAGGAAGAAACGCTGTATGCTCCTTTTGATTTTGCCATTCAGAAAACCGAAGAAGAAATTCTAAGAGAACAACAAGAGGTAAAAGATAATTTTATTGAATATTTTCATTATGATACCGAAATATTTAATAGTGTAAAATTAAAATTTGATGAAAATTTCCCGGTGTTTTTTTCCAATTTGGATATTAGTAATAACCGCCTAAAAACTTTGAGGTTTTACGGAGATCAATTGTTGGATAAAATATATGAATATGGAGTTGTTGAAGAGGGGGTAAATTATAATAATGAAAAGAGGATTAACTTGGTAATAGATAATGAAGAAAGAACTATTCTTTTTGATAATATCACCCAATTTAACGAGATAAAAACAATAATAAATGATTATTTGGAAGATAAAAATATTTCACAATATTCCAATAAATTTTATAATCTGTTTTTTGATGTAATCAGGCCGAATGTTTCGGCTGATGAAGAACTAACAAAAAGAACCCTGGAGCAGGAATTGTCAAAAATTACAACAACCAGGGGAAATGTGGAAGTAGGAAAAAGAATAGTAGCAAAAGGGGAAGTAGTAGAAGGAGAAAAGTTTGAAATCTTAAATTCTTTAAGAAAAGAATATCAATCACAATTATGGAGCGATAAAAATTATTTGTTAATAGTTTTCGGATATTCTGTATTAGTGGCATTGGCATTCTTAATGCTCATGTTGTTTTTACAAAAGTTCAGGCCTGCCATTTTTGAAAATAACAACAAGGTAACATTTATTTTTTTCAATGTGTTTGTGATGATACTGGTAACAACATTTGTTGTTAAGTATAATGTTAAATTTTTATATGTTGTGCCATTATGTATACTGCCACTTATCTTAAAAACTTTTTTTGATCCCCGGTTAGGATTTTTCATACATGTATTAACAGTTTTATTGTTGGGATTTATAGTTCCCAATAGTTTTGAATATGTTTACTTACAAATTATTGCAGGAATTGTTACTACCCAAACCATCTCCGAGCTGCATAAAAGAGCTAATTTATTTATTTCAGTAGGGCAAATTACCACAGCCTATATTGTGGTATATTTTTCTTTTTACATCACTTATGAAGGAAGTTTGGAGAACATGAACCTGTTAACCTTTGGAATGTTTATTTTAAACGGTCTGGCAACCTTATCAGCATTACCATTGGTATATATATATGAAAAAGTTTTTGGATTAGTATCAGATGTATCATTATTGGAATTAACTGATACAAATTCCAGGCTTTTGAAACAACTTTCCGATAAAGCACCTGGTACTTTTCATCACTCATTACAAGTAGCGAATATAGCAGAGGCTGCAGCAAACGAAATTGGAGCAAATTCTATGCTGGTAAGGGTTGCAGCTCTTTATCATGATATAGGGAAGATGAATAATCCTACCTATTTTACTGAAAATCAAACAACCAGTGTAAACCCGCATAATGATTTAGATCCCAAGGAAAGTGCCAAAATTATTATTAATCATGTGATTGAAGGTATTGAAATGGCTAAAAAAAATAACCTGCCGGACAGGATAATTGATTTTATCAGAACTCATCACGGAACTTCGGTTGTATACTATTTTTATAAAAAAGAAGAAAGTATGAATGAAAATGTAAACGTAGAAGATTTCCGTTATCCGGGACCTACTCCCTTTTCTAAAGAGACGGCTATTTTAATGATGGCAGATGCAGTTGAAGCGGCGTCTAAAAGCCTTAAAAATCCTACTTTTCCGATAATAGACAGTTTTGTAGATAAAATTGTGGGGAAACAGATGGATGAAGGACAATTTTTAAATGCTAATATTACTTTTAAAGAAATACAGATAGTAAAAAAAGTAATGAAGAAAAAGCTTACTAATATTTATCATTTAAGGGTGGAATATCCTGAATAA
- a CDS encoding DUF4959 domain-containing protein produces the protein MILLSLVITVFGCEEEQGPTPLEHNTTPPGIVSNVVVENLPGKVRLEYTLPDDDDLLYIVTRYTLENGTKMEVKASYYQNSMLLEGFTGLSEQEISIYAVNKSETESAPVMVTVAPLEAPIFTIFNSLETSADFGGVHIEADNPTEEDIALLVMQKNVEGDWEPLPTSIYTSAGEISKSIRGFEPVSQDFAFAVRDRWLNTTDTLFTEITPIFEMQMPREEMNPITLPNDAELIASHTEVRDLFNGGYLEWYDSYFTSRTIDVGNHLVTWDIGRQTKLSRLRIWQFSEPIGGQRLYYYLGAMRYFRIWGANELNDGDLSGWTLLGEYEVIKPSGLPYAQEDNNDLVAAQDGVDYEISIDKPAVRYLRIECIENWAGGQYMAVSEVEVYGNPDF, from the coding sequence GTGATCTTATTGTCTCTTGTCATAACAGTATTTGGTTGTGAGGAAGAGCAAGGTCCAACCCCTTTAGAGCATAACACAACTCCTCCAGGGATAGTAAGCAATGTGGTTGTCGAGAATTTACCTGGTAAAGTAAGGTTAGAATATACATTGCCCGATGACGATGATTTATTGTACATAGTAACACGTTATACCTTGGAAAATGGAACAAAGATGGAAGTTAAAGCTTCCTATTATCAAAATTCTATGTTATTAGAAGGGTTTACTGGTTTATCAGAACAAGAGATAAGTATTTATGCGGTTAATAAAAGTGAAACAGAATCAGCTCCGGTTATGGTTACCGTTGCACCACTTGAAGCGCCTATCTTTACTATCTTTAATTCATTAGAAACTAGTGCCGATTTTGGTGGTGTTCACATAGAAGCTGATAATCCTACAGAAGAGGATATAGCATTACTGGTAATGCAAAAAAATGTAGAAGGAGATTGGGAGCCATTACCTACAAGTATCTATACTTCGGCGGGTGAAATTTCAAAGAGTATTCGTGGATTTGAACCAGTGTCTCAAGATTTTGCTTTTGCTGTTAGAGATCGTTGGTTAAATACAACCGATACATTATTTACCGAAATAACTCCAATTTTTGAAATGCAAATGCCAAGAGAGGAAATGAATCCCATTACACTGCCTAATGATGCAGAATTAATAGCATCTCACACAGAAGTAAGAGATTTGTTTAACGGAGGCTATTTAGAGTGGTATGACAGTTATTTTACAAGTAGAACTATTGATGTTGGTAATCATTTGGTAACATGGGATATTGGTCGTCAAACTAAATTGAGTCGATTACGTATCTGGCAGTTTTCAGAACCTATAGGTGGACAACGCTTATATTATTATTTAGGAGCCATGAGATATTTTAGAATTTGGGGTGCCAATGAACTTAATGATGGAGATCTATCCGGATGGACACTTTTGGGGGAATATGAAGTTATTAAGCCTTCAGGATTACCTTATGCACAAGAAGACAACAATGATTTAGTGGCAGCACAAGATGGGGTTGATTACGAAATCTCAATTGATAAACCTGCTGTTCGTTATCTTCGGATAGAATGTATAGAAAATTGGGCTGGAGGTCAGTATATGGCTGTTTCAGAAGTAGAAGTCTATGGTAACCCTGATTTTTAA
- a CDS encoding NUDIX hydrolase → MLNNYSTEDKVLLAVDCIIFGFDEESLKILLIKRDFEPEKGKWSLIGGFLKKEETLDIAAIRILNHLTGFQDIYMEQLYTFSKVDRDPVERTISTAYYALINIAEHDKELIQKYSAKWFDIAEAPKLIFDHDEMLDKAIKRLRYRASTKPIGFELLPQKFTMRQLQKLYEAILAEKLDKRNFINRINSFDVLVKLNEKDMKSSRKGSYLYMFDKNRYDKKVLNGFTFKI, encoded by the coding sequence ATGTTAAACAACTATAGCACTGAAGACAAAGTTTTACTGGCAGTCGATTGTATTATTTTTGGTTTTGACGAAGAAAGCTTAAAAATTTTGCTTATTAAAAGGGACTTCGAACCCGAAAAAGGGAAATGGTCATTAATAGGGGGGTTTTTGAAAAAGGAAGAAACCTTGGATATTGCTGCCATCAGGATCCTTAATCATTTAACAGGCTTTCAGGATATTTACATGGAGCAGTTATACACCTTTAGCAAAGTAGACAGGGACCCGGTGGAAAGAACTATTTCCACCGCTTATTATGCCCTGATCAATATTGCAGAACATGATAAAGAATTAATTCAAAAATATTCGGCCAAATGGTTTGATATTGCAGAAGCTCCGAAACTGATCTTTGACCATGATGAAATGCTCGATAAAGCCATAAAAAGGCTTCGGTACCGCGCATCTACAAAACCCATTGGGTTTGAACTTTTACCCCAAAAATTTACCATGCGGCAATTACAAAAACTATATGAAGCCATCCTGGCGGAAAAACTCGATAAAAGAAATTTTATCAATAGAATTAATTCCTTCGATGTATTAGTAAAACTAAATGAAAAGGACATGAAATCTTCAAGAAAAGGATCATATCTATATATGTTTGATAAAAACAGATATGACAAAAAAGTATTAAATGGTTTTACTTTTAAAATTTAA
- a CDS encoding RagB/SusD family nutrient uptake outer membrane protein has product MKNIKKRIKIETLKQYKLLYGSFMIFCAFGLGSCENDFLDVVPDNVVTIDQAFNLRNEAEKYLFTCYAYLPKNGDAIYNIGFLSGNETWIAPNDAALNSYAFDIARGLQRTSNPYMDAWEGRYQGAGPYDRYPMYDGIRHCNIFITNMEDRNNVPDISEAERLRWIAEAKFLKAYYHYYLMRMYGPIPIIREVIPVDAPESELQVAREPIDESVNYLVALLDEAAVGLPPQIVDTQNELGRVTRQVALGIKGELLLMAASPLFNGNADMSGYKNKDGMPLFNTTYDETKWQRAANALKTAIEVAEANGHRIYYKNDFTYDVSETSKTKVTIRQAICEPFNEEVIWSNTNSLTWELQRICMMPLSNVVPARNARMIFSPTIASASKFYTKNGVPIDEDRTLDFSDITKIREAGPEDALNIFEGYRTSILNFDREPRFYADLGFDGAIFYKQDSNADETAFHIESKFQDYAGSFDAFDFNISGYFIKKLVNWEQTFTSDGGSSYKDYAWPELRLADLYLMYAEALNEAQGPTTEVLQYIDAVRARAGLEGVATSWQNYSVNPSKYTDKNGMREIIHRERTIELAYEGKNFWDIRRWKKATEEYNQPIEGWNVFGVSEASYYQVLALYQQRFVTPRDYFWPIYDLTLIQNPNLVQSPGW; this is encoded by the coding sequence ATGAAAAATATAAAGAAAAGAATAAAAATAGAAACACTAAAGCAGTATAAACTGCTTTATGGTAGCTTCATGATTTTTTGTGCTTTTGGTTTAGGATCCTGCGAAAATGACTTTCTGGATGTAGTACCAGATAACGTGGTAACCATAGATCAAGCATTCAATTTAAGAAATGAAGCAGAAAAGTATTTATTTACTTGTTATGCTTATTTGCCAAAAAATGGAGATGCTATTTATAATATAGGTTTCCTATCCGGTAATGAAACCTGGATAGCGCCAAATGATGCCGCTCTAAATAGTTATGCTTTTGATATAGCACGAGGTTTGCAAAGAACTTCAAATCCTTATATGGATGCTTGGGAGGGACGCTATCAAGGAGCAGGGCCATATGATAGATATCCAATGTATGATGGTATAAGACACTGTAATATTTTTATTACCAATATGGAAGATAGAAATAATGTCCCGGATATTAGTGAAGCAGAACGATTAAGATGGATAGCTGAGGCTAAGTTTTTAAAAGCCTATTACCATTATTATTTGATGCGTATGTATGGGCCAATCCCAATTATTCGTGAGGTAATTCCTGTGGATGCTCCAGAGAGTGAATTACAAGTGGCAAGAGAACCGATTGATGAAAGTGTAAATTATTTGGTAGCTTTATTAGATGAAGCTGCTGTTGGTCTTCCACCCCAAATTGTTGATACTCAAAACGAATTAGGAAGAGTAACGAGGCAGGTGGCTTTAGGTATTAAAGGAGAACTGTTATTAATGGCGGCTAGCCCATTGTTTAATGGTAATGCAGACATGTCTGGTTACAAAAATAAAGATGGTATGCCTTTGTTTAATACAACTTACGATGAAACAAAGTGGCAGCGGGCAGCCAATGCACTTAAAACAGCCATTGAAGTGGCAGAGGCAAACGGGCATAGAATTTACTATAAAAATGATTTTACATATGATGTGTCTGAGACATCAAAAACCAAAGTTACTATCAGGCAAGCTATCTGTGAACCTTTCAATGAAGAGGTGATATGGTCCAACACAAATAGTCTTACATGGGAATTGCAACGTATTTGTATGATGCCTTTGTCAAATGTTGTACCGGCAAGAAATGCCAGAATGATTTTTTCGCCGACTATTGCTTCGGCATCAAAATTTTATACTAAAAATGGTGTGCCAATTGATGAAGATAGAACATTAGACTTTTCTGATATTACTAAAATTAGAGAAGCAGGTCCGGAAGATGCTTTAAATATATTTGAAGGCTATCGGACTTCAATTTTAAATTTTGATAGAGAGCCTCGTTTTTATGCCGATTTAGGTTTTGATGGTGCTATTTTTTACAAACAAGACAGTAATGCTGATGAAACCGCATTTCATATTGAATCAAAATTTCAAGATTATGCTGGTAGCTTTGATGCGTTCGATTTCAATATTTCTGGATATTTCATAAAAAAATTGGTGAACTGGGAACAAACCTTTACTAGCGACGGAGGATCTTCTTATAAAGATTATGCATGGCCAGAATTAAGGTTGGCAGATTTGTATTTAATGTATGCTGAGGCACTCAATGAAGCCCAGGGGCCAACAACCGAAGTATTGCAGTATATTGATGCTGTTCGTGCTCGTGCAGGATTGGAAGGTGTAGCTACGTCGTGGCAAAATTATTCAGTGAATCCAAGTAAGTACACAGATAAAAATGGTATGCGTGAAATTATTCATAGAGAACGTACTATAGAATTGGCCTATGAAGGTAAAAACTTTTGGGATATAAGACGTTGGAAAAAAGCAACGGAAGAATATAACCAACCAATAGAGGGTTGGAATGTATTTGGTGTATCAGAAGCTTCTTATTACCAAGTATTGGCACTATATCAACAGCGATTTGTTACACCTAGAGACTATTTTTGGCCAATTTATGATTTAACATTAATTCAAAATCCTAATCTGGTTCAAAGTCCAGGTTGGTAA
- a CDS encoding acetyl-CoA C-acyltransferase codes for MSSKVVIVAAARTPIGSFMGSLSTIPAPKLGAVAIKGVLTKAKLNPSMVDEVLMGNVVQAGVGQAPARQAAIFAGIPDTVPCTTVNKVCASGMKAVMQGAQAIALGDAQIVVAGGMENMSLIPHYIHLRNGQKFGPATLTDGMQKDGLVDAYDQNAMGVCADTCATEYNFTREQQDEFAIQSYKRSAQAWAKGKFNDEIVPVEVPQRKGDPVIIKEDEEYKNVNFDKISSLRPAFTKEGTVTAANASTINDGAGAVLLMSEEKANELGLKPLATIISYADAAQEPEWFTTAPAKALPKALDKANITIKEVDYFELNEAFSIVGLANIKLLNLPNDRVNVNGGAVSLGHPLGCSGVRILITLINVLKQNNAKTGAAAICNGGGGASAMVIKNNL; via the coding sequence ATGTCAAGTAAAGTTGTAATAGTTGCTGCAGCCAGAACTCCAATTGGTAGTTTTATGGGGAGTTTATCAACCATCCCTGCTCCAAAATTAGGAGCTGTGGCTATAAAAGGTGTATTAACTAAGGCTAAACTGAACCCTTCTATGGTAGACGAAGTGTTAATGGGAAATGTGGTTCAGGCTGGAGTAGGACAGGCACCGGCCCGCCAGGCGGCTATTTTTGCAGGAATACCTGATACTGTACCTTGTACCACAGTAAATAAAGTATGTGCCAGTGGCATGAAAGCCGTGATGCAGGGCGCACAAGCTATAGCATTGGGTGATGCTCAGATTGTTGTGGCGGGTGGTATGGAAAATATGAGCTTAATTCCTCATTATATACATTTGAGAAACGGTCAGAAGTTTGGGCCTGCTACCTTAACAGACGGCATGCAAAAAGACGGATTGGTGGACGCATATGACCAAAATGCAATGGGTGTATGTGCCGATACATGTGCAACTGAATACAATTTTACAAGAGAACAACAGGATGAATTTGCCATACAATCATATAAACGTTCTGCCCAAGCATGGGCCAAAGGTAAATTTAATGATGAAATAGTCCCTGTAGAAGTTCCTCAAAGAAAAGGAGACCCTGTTATTATAAAAGAGGATGAAGAATACAAAAACGTAAACTTTGATAAAATTTCATCATTAAGGCCTGCTTTTACAAAAGAAGGTACTGTTACAGCAGCAAATGCCTCTACAATAAATGATGGTGCTGGTGCCGTATTGTTAATGAGTGAAGAAAAAGCGAATGAATTAGGCTTGAAACCTTTAGCTACAATAATTAGCTATGCTGATGCTGCCCAGGAACCGGAATGGTTTACCACTGCACCTGCAAAAGCATTACCTAAAGCTCTGGATAAAGCGAACATAACTATTAAGGAAGTAGATTATTTTGAACTGAATGAAGCTTTTTCTATTGTTGGTTTAGCTAATATCAAATTACTTAATTTACCGAATGACAGGGTAAATGTTAATGGAGGTGCCGTTTCATTAGGACACCCCTTAGGATGCTCAGGGGTCAGGATTCTCATTACTCTTATAAATGTACTTAAACAAAACAATGCCAAAACAGGAGCTGCAGCAATTTGTAACGGTGGTGGAGGTGCATCGGCTATGGTAATTAAAAATAATTTATAA
- a CDS encoding SusC/RagA family TonB-linked outer membrane protein gives MIKLIKMRKIFFSCSEFDLMFKVSMLILCISFYQVQANEGKNKDLRLEIQQRTITGVVKDNQGAPLPGATVIVKGTSNGVVTDFDGEFQLNVDDAATILVVSYVGFEPQEIIIGNKSVFNIVLNENQETLDEVVIVGFGTQKKASVVSSITTISHKEIKGPTNNLTNMMAGRVAGMVAFQRSGEPGADNSDFFIRGLGSFGAGKVSPLILIDGIESSSTDMARLQPDDVESFSVLKDAAAAAVYGARGANGVVLISTKMGKAGKTSFQLRSETRISTNTRNFNFADNITYMNLANEAALTRDPQATLPYSQNKIYRTSIGDNPLLYPSNNWIDELIKDYTINQGLNLSAQGGGEKAKYYISGTYNVDNGVLDVDPINNFNNNIKLRNYSIRTNLDLNLTETTKGIVRVYGQFDDYNGPVGGRDANGNWVNGGARIFNLTLWSNPVKFPKVYPSSLLPFINHPLFGGAQASSNAGAAILINPYAEMVRGYQTTKASTIQAQVELKQDFNFITEGLSARAMGYVRRYSYYEVARQYNPFYYQGYISPSTGELQINVLNDGGQGSVGVTGTEYLDYTEGRKDLDSRIYVEAAVNYNRTFNEKHAVSGMLVNVLSSYEQGNAGNVQSSLPTRNHSFSGRFTYGYDDTFMFEFNFGYNGSERFAKGSRYGYFPSLGLAYRVSNTGYWSSLKDIVSDFKIRFTYGLVGNDAIGNVDDRFFYLSTVNLNDNNYGSRFGEQFGYYRPGVFIERYSNYNIGWEESKQTNIGLDLEFFKSLNIVVDAFKQKRTNILEVRSNIGATLGLTATPSTNFGEMDSKGVDATITYNKQFNQNWYTQLRGNFTYATSEILVRDEVSYPEELSYRSYVGNSAAQGYGYIAERLFIDHEETLNSPTQFGDYTGGDIKYRDVNGDGQITENDMVPIGYPTIPEIVYGFGGTVGYKAFDFSIFFQGVARTSFFINPQNISPFVINGSYQNGLLNVIAEDHWSEANRDSYAFWPRLSDEFIENNNQPSTWWMRDGSFLRLKTIEAGYNFPESFINKLGMQSARLYLSGNNLVVWSKFKLWDPEMGGNGLGYPIQSVYNLGLKVDF, from the coding sequence ATGATTAAATTAATTAAAATGAGAAAAATCTTTTTCTCTTGTTCTGAATTTGATTTAATGTTTAAAGTAAGTATGCTCATACTGTGCATAAGTTTCTATCAAGTTCAAGCAAACGAAGGAAAGAATAAAGATTTAAGGCTAGAAATACAACAGCGTACTATAACAGGCGTTGTAAAAGATAATCAAGGTGCGCCACTTCCGGGTGCAACTGTAATTGTAAAAGGCACGTCAAATGGAGTTGTAACAGATTTTGATGGCGAATTCCAATTAAATGTTGATGATGCTGCAACCATCCTGGTCGTTTCTTATGTAGGTTTTGAGCCGCAGGAAATTATAATAGGAAATAAATCTGTATTCAATATTGTACTCAATGAAAATCAGGAGACTTTAGATGAGGTTGTAATTGTAGGATTTGGTACCCAGAAAAAAGCCAGTGTAGTAAGTTCAATTACAACAATTTCGCATAAAGAAATAAAAGGACCAACCAATAATTTAACCAACATGATGGCTGGTAGAGTTGCTGGTATGGTTGCGTTTCAAAGAAGTGGGGAGCCAGGAGCAGATAATTCAGATTTCTTTATCCGTGGTTTAGGATCATTTGGTGCCGGTAAGGTTAGTCCACTTATTTTGATAGATGGTATAGAATCTAGTTCTACCGACATGGCACGTTTGCAGCCAGATGATGTTGAAAGCTTTTCTGTGTTGAAAGATGCTGCTGCTGCTGCTGTTTATGGTGCACGTGGTGCAAATGGAGTGGTTTTAATTAGCACTAAGATGGGTAAAGCGGGTAAAACTAGTTTTCAGTTGCGTAGTGAAACTAGAATATCAACCAATACTAGAAATTTTAATTTTGCTGATAATATTACTTATATGAATTTGGCTAACGAAGCGGCTCTTACAAGAGACCCTCAGGCCACACTCCCTTACAGCCAAAATAAAATTTACAGAACCTCCATTGGTGATAATCCTTTGTTGTACCCTAGCAACAATTGGATTGATGAATTAATAAAAGATTATACCATTAATCAAGGATTAAATTTGAGTGCTCAGGGCGGCGGTGAAAAGGCTAAATATTATATTTCAGGTACTTATAATGTAGATAATGGGGTATTAGATGTAGATCCAATAAATAATTTTAATAACAATATAAAATTGAGGAATTATTCAATAAGAACTAATCTTGATTTGAACTTAACTGAAACTACAAAAGGTATTGTTCGTGTATATGGGCAGTTTGATGATTATAATGGCCCAGTAGGAGGTAGAGATGCTAATGGAAACTGGGTTAATGGTGGAGCACGTATTTTTAACTTAACTTTATGGTCTAATCCGGTTAAATTTCCAAAAGTATATCCTTCCAGTTTGTTACCGTTTATTAATCACCCCTTATTTGGTGGTGCTCAAGCTAGTAGTAATGCAGGGGCAGCGATATTAATTAATCCCTATGCAGAAATGGTAAGAGGGTATCAAACAACCAAAGCATCTACCATACAAGCTCAGGTTGAACTTAAGCAAGATTTTAATTTTATAACCGAAGGTTTGTCTGCTAGGGCTATGGGGTATGTAAGACGCTATTCATATTACGAAGTTGCCAGACAGTATAATCCATTTTATTATCAAGGCTATATTAGCCCTTCAACAGGTGAACTTCAAATTAATGTTTTGAATGATGGAGGACAAGGAAGTGTTGGTGTAACAGGTACTGAGTATCTGGATTATACCGAAGGAAGAAAGGATTTAGATTCACGTATTTATGTGGAAGCCGCAGTAAATTATAACCGTACTTTTAATGAAAAACATGCTGTTTCAGGTATGTTGGTTAATGTATTGTCAAGTTATGAGCAAGGCAATGCAGGTAATGTACAATCGTCATTGCCTACTAGAAACCATAGTTTTTCGGGAAGGTTTACATATGGATATGATGATACTTTTATGTTTGAATTTAACTTTGGCTATAATGGTTCTGAACGTTTTGCTAAAGGAAGTCGATATGGGTATTTCCCTTCATTAGGTTTAGCTTATCGTGTGTCCAATACAGGTTATTGGAGTTCTTTAAAAGATATAGTAAGTGATTTTAAAATCCGTTTTACTTATGGTCTTGTGGGTAATGACGCTATAGGAAATGTAGATGATCGTTTCTTTTACCTATCAACTGTAAACCTTAATGATAATAATTATGGCTCGCGATTTGGAGAACAATTTGGATATTATAGACCTGGTGTTTTTATAGAACGATATTCAAACTACAATATTGGTTGGGAAGAATCAAAACAAACTAATATAGGTTTGGATCTAGAGTTTTTTAAATCATTGAATATAGTTGTTGATGCTTTTAAACAAAAACGTACCAATATCTTAGAAGTTAGATCAAACATTGGGGCTACATTAGGACTTACCGCTACACCGTCTACCAATTTTGGGGAAATGGACAGCAAAGGTGTGGATGCGACCATCACTTATAATAAGCAATTTAATCAAAATTGGTATACACAATTAAGAGGTAACTTCACTTATGCAACCAGTGAAATTTTAGTACGTGATGAAGTATCTTATCCCGAAGAACTGTCTTATAGATCATACGTAGGTAATAGTGCCGCACAAGGTTATGGCTATATAGCAGAGCGTTTATTTATAGATCATGAAGAAACCTTAAACTCACCAACACAATTTGGTGACTATACAGGTGGTGATATTAAATATCGAGATGTAAATGGTGATGGACAAATAACTGAAAACGATATGGTGCCAATAGGTTACCCAACAATTCCAGAAATTGTTTATGGTTTTGGAGGAACAGTAGGATATAAAGCTTTTGATTTTAGTATATTCTTCCAAGGGGTTGCTAGAACCTCATTTTTTATTAATCCACAAAATATTTCGCCTTTTGTGATAAATGGCTCCTATCAAAATGGCTTGTTAAATGTTATAGCTGAAGATCATTGGTCTGAAGCTAATAGGGACTCTTATGCCTTTTGGCCACGTTTAAGCGATGAGTTTATTGAGAACAACAACCAACCATCTACTTGGTGGATGCGTGATGGATCTTTCCTAAGATTAAAGACTATTGAAGCTGGCTATAATTTTCCAGAATCATTTATAAATAAATTAGGAATGCAATCTGCTAGACTGTATTTAAGCGGAAATAATCTGGTAGTTTGGAGTAAGTTTAAGCTATGGGATCCAGAAATGGGAGGAAATGGTTTGGGGTACCCAATCCAATCAGTTTATAACTTAGGTTTAAAAGTTGATTTTTAA